A stretch of Parvimonas micra DNA encodes these proteins:
- a CDS encoding ABC transporter permease produces the protein MSKKKEMEKDASLHNQEITPSAFHVIVREFRKDKLATFSLLVFITIILVVFIGSLFFNLEEVMKVNLMESFLRPGEGGHLLGTDQAGRPLLGQLFLGTRNSILIGVSVTILTNLIGIIVGLIIGYYGGIVDNIIMRIIDFIQVLPILMLIIVFITLVPRYNVFTFVIIMTVFYWVGIARLVRSKALSEGRRDYISASKTMGTPAWKIMFGGILPNISSILIISFILDLAGNMGIEIGLTFLGFGLPDGIPSLGTLINKALDPIVLRDRMYIWLPASLLVLVLMLSINYAGQALRRASDAKQRLG, from the coding sequence ATGAGTAAGAAAAAAGAAATGGAAAAAGATGCTTCCCTACATAATCAAGAAATTACACCAAGTGCTTTTCACGTAATTGTTAGGGAATTTAGAAAAGACAAATTAGCGACATTTTCACTTTTAGTATTTATTACGATAATATTAGTAGTGTTTATAGGAAGTTTGTTCTTCAATTTAGAAGAAGTAATGAAAGTAAATCTTATGGAATCATTCCTAAGACCAGGAGAAGGTGGACATTTGCTAGGAACTGACCAAGCAGGACGACCACTTTTAGGACAACTTTTCCTTGGAACTAGGAATTCAATCCTTATAGGTGTATCAGTAACTATTTTAACTAATTTAATTGGTATAATAGTTGGTTTGATTATCGGATACTATGGTGGTATAGTTGATAATATTATCATGAGAATTATAGACTTTATTCAAGTATTACCAATTCTTATGCTTATTATCGTATTCATAACATTAGTTCCTAGATACAATGTATTTACATTCGTAATCATAATGACTGTATTCTACTGGGTTGGTATTGCAAGACTTGTAAGATCAAAAGCTCTTTCTGAAGGAAGACGTGATTATATAAGTGCTTCTAAGACAATGGGAACGCCAGCTTGGAAGATAATGTTCGGTGGGATCTTACCAAATATCAGCTCAATTCTTATAATTAGTTTTATCTTAGATTTAGCTGGTAATATGGGAATTGAAATTGGGCTTACATTCCTTGGTTTCGGTTTACCAGATGGAATACCTTCACTTGGAACACTAATCAACAAGGCGTTAGATCCTATAGTTTTAAGAGATAGAATGTACATTTGGTTACCTGCATCATTATTAGTACTTGTACTAATGCTTTCAATTAACTATGCTGGACAAGCATTAAGAAGAGCATCAGATGCAAAACAAAGATTAGGTTAA
- a CDS encoding DegT/DnrJ/EryC1/StrS family aminotransferase, which produces MRIEFSPPDITQLEIDEVVDTLKSGWITTGPKTKRLEQELSAFTNTDKTVCLNSATAAMELTLRVLGVEEGDEVITCAYTYTASASVIHHVGAKIVLVDCNKEDKFMDLKALENAITEKTKVIIPVDLAGKPCKYDEIFEIVEKKKALFKPNNKLQEKIGRVIVMADAAHSLGAVYKGKPSGSIADFTCFSFHAVKNFTVAEGGSVTWNRDLGLDNDEIYREFQLLSLHGQSKDALSKMKPGSWEYDIVAPNYKCNLTDIASGIGLAQLKRYPNLLKRRFEIVERYNRGFEGTRIKPFVHFEEDRKSCCHLYIVNIDGASEEERNEIIIKMAERGISTNVHYKPLPMHTAYKNLGFDIKDYPNAYDNYKSEITLPLHTLLTDEQVDYVIENLKALV; this is translated from the coding sequence ATGAGAATAGAATTTTCTCCACCAGATATTACCCAATTAGAGATTGATGAAGTTGTTGATACTTTAAAATCAGGTTGGATAACAACTGGTCCGAAAACTAAAAGATTAGAACAAGAACTATCTGCTTTTACAAATACAGATAAGACAGTTTGTTTAAACTCTGCAACAGCTGCAATGGAGCTTACTTTAAGAGTTCTTGGAGTTGAAGAAGGAGATGAAGTTATAACTTGTGCATATACTTATACTGCATCTGCAAGTGTTATTCATCACGTTGGAGCAAAAATTGTCTTAGTTGATTGTAATAAAGAAGATAAGTTTATGGACTTAAAAGCTTTAGAAAATGCTATTACAGAAAAGACAAAGGTAATTATTCCAGTTGATTTGGCTGGGAAGCCTTGTAAATATGATGAAATTTTTGAAATTGTAGAAAAAAAGAAAGCTTTATTTAAGCCTAATAATAAATTACAAGAAAAAATCGGTAGAGTTATAGTTATGGCTGATGCTGCTCATTCACTTGGAGCTGTATATAAAGGCAAACCGAGTGGAAGTATTGCTGATTTTACTTGTTTTTCTTTCCATGCAGTTAAAAATTTTACTGTTGCTGAGGGTGGATCAGTTACTTGGAATAGAGATTTAGGCTTGGATAATGATGAAATTTATAGAGAATTTCAACTTTTATCTTTGCATGGGCAATCAAAGGATGCTCTTTCAAAGATGAAACCTGGTTCTTGGGAGTATGATATTGTTGCTCCTAATTATAAATGCAATTTAACTGATATTGCTTCAGGTATTGGTTTAGCTCAGTTAAAGAGATATCCAAATCTTTTGAAAAGACGTTTTGAAATTGTAGAAAGATATAATAGAGGATTTGAAGGAACAAGAATTAAACCTTTTGTTCACTTTGAAGAAGATAGAAAATCTTGTTGTCATCTTTATATTGTAAATATCGATGGTGCAAGTGAAGAAGAGAGAAATGAAATAATTATAAAGATGGCTGAAAGAGGAATTTCAACTAATGTTCATTATAAGCCTTTGCCTATGCATACTGCTTATAAGAATTTAGGTTTTGACATCAAGGATTATCCAAATGCCTATGATAATTATAAATCAGAAATTACTTTGCCACTTCATACTTTATTGACAGATGAACAAGTTGATTATGTAATTGAAAATTTGAAGGCGTTGGTGTAG
- a CDS encoding UTP--glucose-1-phosphate uridylyltransferase — protein sequence MKIKKVVIPTAGLATRMFPATKGVPKAMLPIFDKPTLQYVIEEVVEAGIDEVILIVNEDYFTIDKHFNSEIDLRVKNSNNVSKSDIESLEKILKCKISFIIQKEQKGLGHAILCAKEAVNGEDFSVVLGDVIIDCKDSSCTKELVDIYNRYGKTVVGVEVVPDEKRHNYGILEGKEIEKDVFDSTRLIEKPSIDETNSNLAMVGRYIVKNEIFEILENQKAGKNGEIQFTDSLNELTLKGDLLGYKFDGKTYDVGNKLGVLIASVEYGLKDETNKNAIKEYLKELVSSDFKMGE from the coding sequence ATGAAGATAAAAAAAGTCGTGATTCCAACTGCTGGACTCGCTACTAGAATGTTTCCTGCAACTAAAGGTGTTCCTAAGGCAATGTTGCCGATTTTTGACAAACCTACTTTACAATATGTTATTGAAGAAGTTGTAGAGGCAGGAATTGATGAGGTAATTCTTATTGTAAATGAAGATTATTTTACTATTGATAAGCATTTTAACTCTGAAATTGATCTAAGAGTTAAAAATTCGAATAATGTATCAAAAAGTGATATTGAATCTTTAGAAAAAATATTAAAATGTAAGATAAGTTTTATAATTCAAAAAGAACAAAAAGGATTGGGACATGCAATTCTTTGTGCAAAAGAAGCAGTAAATGGCGAAGATTTTTCAGTTGTTTTGGGGGATGTTATAATTGATTGTAAAGACAGTTCATGCACAAAAGAGCTTGTTGATATTTATAACAGATACGGAAAAACGGTAGTAGGAGTTGAAGTTGTGCCTGATGAGAAAAGACACAATTATGGCATTTTGGAAGGAAAAGAAATCGAAAAAGATGTTTTTGACTCAACTAGACTTATAGAAAAGCCGAGTATTGATGAAACAAATTCAAATTTAGCAATGGTCGGAAGATACATTGTTAAAAATGAAATCTTTGAAATTCTTGAAAATCAAAAAGCAGGAAAAAATGGAGAAATACAATTTACAGACTCCTTAAATGAATTGACTTTAAAAGGAGATTTATTAGGATATAAATTTGACGGAAAAACTTATGACGTTGGAAATAAACTTGGAGTTCTGATTGCAAGTGTTGAATATGGCTTAAAAGATGAAACAAATAAAAATGCTATTAAGGAGTATTTGAAAGAATTAGTTTCATCGGATTTTAAAATGGGAGAATAA
- the moaC gene encoding cyclic pyranopterin monophosphate synthase MoaC, giving the protein MEEKVLTHINDQGRAKMVDVGEKEKTKRIAKAFAKVKLNEETFNIVVNGKAKKGDVLAVSQVAGIMGAKKTSDIIPMCHPINLVGVDIEFNMNYENFEIEIIATTKCVGETGVEMEALSAVSIAALTIYDMCKAVQRDIEITEIKLLEKSGGKSGDFVRGK; this is encoded by the coding sequence ATGGAAGAAAAAGTTTTAACTCATATTAATGATCAAGGTCGTGCAAAAATGGTCGATGTTGGAGAAAAAGAAAAAACTAAAAGAATTGCTAAGGCTTTTGCAAAAGTTAAATTAAATGAAGAAACTTTTAATATAGTTGTAAATGGAAAAGCTAAAAAAGGTGATGTTTTAGCTGTTTCTCAAGTCGCTGGAATTATGGGAGCAAAAAAAACTTCCGATATAATTCCGATGTGCCACCCGATAAATTTAGTAGGCGTTGATATAGAATTTAATATGAATTATGAAAACTTTGAAATAGAAATAATTGCCACAACTAAATGTGTTGGAGAGACAGGGGTTGAAATGGAAGCACTGTCAGCAGTTTCAATAGCTGCTCTAACGATATATGATATGTGTAAGGCAGTTCAAAGAGATATTGAAATAACGGAAATAAAATTATTAGAAAAATCTGGTGGAAAAAGCGGAGATTTTGTGAGGGGTAAGTAA
- a CDS encoding ABC transporter ATP-binding protein, with amino-acid sequence MDQKELLLEIKDLHTSFRIRDEYFDAVDGVDMKLFSDEILAIVGESGCGKSTLATTVMGLHNPNFTRSTGEILFEGKNLVGLSEKEFNEIRGEGIGMIFQDPLSALNPLQRIGKQIEEGLIYHTKMNAEERKARVLELIEQVGIPNPPRVARQYPHELSGGMRQRVIIAIALACKPKIIIADEPTTALDVTIQAQILDLLVQIQKEINAGIILITHDLGVVAQLADRVCVMYAGQIVEEAPVVELFTNPKHPYTRSLLNSIPQMDADDEDLYVIQGMVPSLKNLPRQGCRFKARIPWISEEEHEENPTMHEVSPGHLVRCTCYKNFHFDEKGGN; translated from the coding sequence ATGGATCAAAAGGAATTGCTTTTGGAAATTAAAGATTTACACACAAGTTTTAGAATCCGTGATGAATATTTTGACGCAGTTGATGGCGTTGATATGAAATTATTCTCTGATGAAATACTAGCTATAGTAGGAGAAAGTGGTTGCGGTAAATCGACTTTAGCTACTACTGTTATGGGTTTACACAATCCAAACTTCACTCGTTCAACAGGAGAAATTTTGTTTGAAGGAAAAAATTTAGTAGGTTTGTCAGAAAAAGAATTTAATGAAATTAGAGGGGAAGGGATTGGAATGATTTTCCAAGATCCGCTTTCAGCTTTAAATCCTTTACAAAGAATAGGAAAACAAATCGAGGAAGGTTTGATTTATCATACAAAAATGAATGCTGAAGAAAGAAAAGCGAGAGTTTTGGAATTGATTGAACAAGTAGGTATTCCTAATCCTCCTCGTGTTGCAAGACAATATCCACATGAATTATCAGGTGGTATGAGACAAAGAGTTATCATCGCAATTGCTCTTGCTTGTAAACCTAAGATTATTATTGCAGATGAACCAACAACTGCACTTGACGTAACAATTCAAGCTCAAATCTTAGACCTTTTAGTTCAAATTCAAAAGGAAATTAATGCAGGAATTATTTTGATTACTCACGATTTAGGAGTTGTTGCTCAACTTGCTGACAGAGTTTGTGTAATGTATGCTGGACAAATTGTAGAAGAAGCACCAGTTGTAGAATTATTTACAAATCCAAAGCATCCTTATACTAGAAGTTTGTTGAACAGTATTCCTCAAATGGACGCAGATGATGAAGATTTATATGTAATACAAGGGATGGTTCCTTCACTTAAAAATTTACCAAGACAAGGTTGTAGATTTAAGGCTAGAATCCCTTGGATAAGTGAAGAAGAACATGAAGAAAATCCTACAATGCATGAAGTATCACCAGGGCATTTAGTAAGATGTACTTGTTATAAGAATTTTCATTTTGATGAAAAGGGGGGTAATTAA
- the greA gene encoding transcription elongation factor GreA, with the protein MDEKEIFLTAEGLKKLELELEELKTVKRQEIAEKIKIARDFGDLSENSEYDEAKNEQAQIEEKIVKLDNMIANAKIIDEVELDTKTVNVGATVTLVQVESKKKIEYTIVGSAESNPLEGKISNESPVGRAILGKKKGNKVQVQLPNGNVVEYKIQNIKVN; encoded by the coding sequence ATGGACGAAAAAGAAATATTTTTAACCGCTGAAGGGTTAAAAAAATTGGAATTAGAATTAGAAGAATTAAAAACTGTAAAAAGACAAGAAATTGCAGAAAAAATAAAGATTGCTAGAGATTTTGGAGACCTTTCTGAAAACTCTGAATATGATGAAGCTAAAAATGAACAAGCTCAGATAGAAGAAAAAATAGTTAAACTTGACAATATGATTGCAAATGCAAAGATAATTGATGAAGTTGAATTAGATACAAAAACTGTAAATGTTGGTGCTACAGTTACTTTAGTTCAAGTTGAAAGCAAGAAAAAAATAGAATATACTATTGTAGGTTCTGCTGAAAGTAATCCACTTGAAGGAAAAATTTCAAATGAATCTCCGGTCGGTAGAGCTATTTTAGGAAAGAAAAAAGGAAATAAAGTTCAAGTACAATTACCTAATGGAAATGTTGTAGAATATAAAATACAAAATATTAAGGTAAATTAA
- a CDS encoding MOSC domain-containing protein: MKVLAVSISERKGIKKHPVEYIELIEDYGIDGDAHAGKWHRQVSLLGVESMEAMKEKLPELSAGDFAENILTEGIVLYKLPIGTILKVGDCILEVTQIGKECHLGCEIRHIVGDCVMPREGIFTKVLKGGKIKADDKIEIVEK, translated from the coding sequence ATGAAAGTTTTAGCAGTAAGTATAAGTGAAAGAAAGGGAATAAAAAAACATCCCGTAGAGTACATAGAATTAATTGAAGATTACGGAATAGATGGCGATGCACATGCAGGAAAATGGCATAGACAAGTAAGTTTGCTTGGAGTTGAAAGTATGGAAGCTATGAAAGAAAAACTTCCGGAACTTTCAGCAGGAGATTTTGCAGAAAATATCTTAACTGAAGGAATTGTCCTTTACAAATTGCCAATTGGGACAATCTTAAAAGTAGGAGACTGTATTCTTGAAGTTACACAAATAGGAAAAGAATGTCATTTAGGCTGTGAAATCAGACATATTGTTGGCGACTGTGTTATGCCAAGAGAGGGAATTTTCACAAAAGTTTTAAAAGGCGGGAAAATAAAGGCAGACGACAAAATTGAAATCGTAGAAAAATAA
- the lysS gene encoding lysine--tRNA ligase: protein MLLVRRQKLQELVDAGKDPHEIEKFEGTIYSKEIKDNYENYEGKVVRLAGRIRTKRGHGKVCFMDLQDFSGKIQLFNKLDVLGESYEEVKTLDIGDIVGVEGEVFTTHAGEISIRSSKVVLLTKSLQLLPEKFHGLKDVDLRYRQRYVDLIVNPEIKDVFVMRSKIISSIRKYLDSRGFLEVETPILNTIAGGANARPFITHHNTLDIDMYLRIANELYLKRLIVGGFDKVYEMGRMFRNEGMDKLHNPEYTAIELYQAYVDYEEMMTLCEEMVYTVCMEVVGKSEVELQGKVIDFKPPWRRISMVDAVKEYAGVDFETILTDEEARKLAIEKKIEVTEHTTRGEIISLFFEEFCEEYMVQPTFVTKHPVEISPLAKRDPKDKRYTQRFEAFVNCGEIANAFSELNDAIDQKQRFLKQVEARENGDDEAQMMDYDFINALEIGLPPTGGMGIGIDRLIMYLTNQESIRDVLLFPTMKPMVEKDSE from the coding sequence ATGCTCTTAGTTAGAAGACAAAAATTACAAGAGTTAGTTGATGCAGGAAAAGACCCACATGAGATAGAAAAGTTTGAAGGTACTATTTATTCAAAAGAGATAAAAGATAATTATGAAAATTATGAAGGAAAAGTTGTAAGACTTGCTGGTCGTATTAGAACAAAAAGAGGACATGGTAAAGTTTGTTTTATGGACTTGCAAGATTTTTCTGGAAAAATTCAACTTTTCAATAAGCTTGACGTTTTAGGCGAAAGTTATGAAGAAGTTAAGACTTTAGACATTGGAGATATTGTAGGGGTTGAAGGAGAAGTTTTCACAACTCATGCAGGAGAAATTTCAATAAGAAGTTCAAAGGTTGTCTTACTTACAAAATCTTTACAACTTTTACCAGAAAAGTTTCACGGCTTAAAAGATGTTGACTTAAGATATAGACAAAGATATGTAGATTTAATTGTAAATCCTGAAATCAAAGATGTTTTTGTTATGAGAAGTAAAATTATTTCTTCTATTAGAAAATATCTTGATAGTAGAGGATTTTTAGAAGTTGAAACACCTATTTTAAATACAATTGCCGGTGGAGCGAATGCAAGACCTTTTATAACTCATCACAATACTTTGGATATTGATATGTATCTTAGAATTGCAAATGAATTATATTTAAAGAGATTGATTGTAGGTGGTTTCGATAAAGTTTATGAAATGGGAAGAATGTTCAGAAATGAAGGTATGGATAAACTTCATAATCCTGAATATACTGCAATTGAGTTATATCAAGCCTATGTTGACTATGAAGAAATGATGACACTTTGTGAAGAAATGGTTTATACTGTTTGTATGGAAGTTGTTGGAAAGTCTGAAGTTGAGTTACAAGGTAAAGTTATCGACTTTAAACCACCTTGGAGAAGAATTTCAATGGTTGACGCTGTAAAAGAATATGCAGGAGTTGATTTTGAAACAATTTTAACTGATGAAGAAGCAAGAAAGCTTGCTATTGAAAAGAAAATAGAAGTTACTGAACATACTACAAGAGGAGAAATTATTTCTTTATTCTTTGAAGAATTTTGTGAAGAATATATGGTTCAACCTACTTTTGTTACTAAGCATCCTGTGGAAATCAGTCCACTTGCTAAGAGAGATCCTAAGGACAAGAGATATACTCAAAGATTTGAGGCTTTTGTAAATTGTGGAGAAATTGCAAATGCTTTTAGTGAATTAAATGATGCGATAGATCAAAAGCAAAGATTTTTAAAACAAGTTGAAGCCAGAGAAAATGGAGATGATGAAGCACAAATGATGGATTATGATTTCATCAATGCGCTTGAAATAGGTCTTCCACCAACAGGTGGTATGGGAATCGGAATTGATAGACTTATTATGTACTTGACTAATCAAGAATCCATAAGAGATGTATTACTTTTCCCAACAATGAAACCTATGGTTGAAAAGGATAGTGAATAG
- the opp4B gene encoding oligopeptide ABC transporter permease: MWKTVLKRFLLMIPQLVILSLLVFILAKMMPGDPFSGQITPTTDPKQIEALRIKYGFYDPWYQQYWRWITNIMHGDFGTSYTFKLPVSTLLAQRVSNTFWLALLCVICSYAVSLPLGMISGRYSGGKFDRAVTLYNFVTYAIPGYIFYLVMILVFGYTLHWFPASGSVDPGVEGFAYVISRFRHMILPAICYTLIATTVTVQYLRNEVIDAKGSDYVRTARSKGVPIDKVYSHHIFRNSVLPIAAFFGFTLTGLISGSVFMETIFSYPGMGKLFFESISSRDYSLLTALIMIYGFMTLLGSLLSDIIMSIVDPRIRID; encoded by the coding sequence ATGTGGAAAACCGTATTAAAGAGATTTCTTTTAATGATACCTCAATTAGTAATATTAAGCCTTCTTGTATTTATTTTGGCTAAGATGATGCCAGGGGATCCATTCTCTGGACAAATTACACCAACAACTGATCCTAAACAAATAGAAGCTTTAAGAATAAAATATGGTTTCTATGATCCATGGTACCAACAATATTGGAGATGGATTACTAATATAATGCATGGAGATTTTGGTACTAGTTATACATTTAAGTTACCAGTATCTACTCTTTTAGCTCAAAGAGTTAGCAATACATTTTGGTTAGCTTTACTTTGTGTAATATGTTCATATGCTGTTTCATTACCACTTGGTATGATATCAGGTAGATATAGTGGAGGCAAGTTTGATAGAGCAGTTACATTGTATAACTTCGTAACTTATGCGATTCCAGGTTATATCTTCTACTTAGTTATGATTTTAGTATTTGGTTATACATTACATTGGTTCCCAGCATCTGGTTCTGTTGATCCAGGGGTTGAAGGCTTTGCATATGTTATAAGTAGATTTAGACATATGATATTACCTGCAATATGTTATACTTTAATTGCTACAACAGTAACAGTTCAATATTTGAGAAATGAAGTTATAGATGCTAAAGGTTCAGACTATGTAAGAACTGCAAGAAGTAAGGGAGTTCCTATAGATAAAGTTTATTCACATCATATCTTTAGAAATTCTGTTTTGCCAATAGCCGCATTCTTTGGTTTTACATTAACAGGACTTATTTCAGGTTCTGTATTTATGGAAACAATCTTTAGTTATCCTGGAATGGGGAAATTATTCTTTGAATCAATTTCATCAAGAGATTATTCATTGTTAACAGCATTAATTATGATTTACGGATTTATGACTCTACTTGGAAGTTTGTTATCAGACATCATTATGAGTATAGTTGATCCAAGAATAAGAATAGACTAA
- a CDS encoding polysaccharide biosynthesis protein codes for MVRKIFLIILDIIVINLCYYLGFLLKFDWHIPANYWYMYSKWIIPIVLIKIIVFALFGLYRIMWRYADFKELSRIFMAIVVANVLTGIFLISMNVGFPRSVMALVFVIDMFFVTGTRYLSKARKNLVFSIPVEKLKRVLIVGAGDAGVLVLNELRKHKELGYKVVVFIDDDKNKIGTEILGIPVVGGKEKIISAINEFRIDEVILAMPSANREIQQDISDICSKLSMKIKIIPGMYELIDDQKLNIRDLRDVEIGDLLGRDEVKLDQEVLNDFLRNKTVLVTGGGGSIGSELCRQIAKFSPKRLIILDIYENNAYEIQMELVRHYKDLDLVVEIESIRDAVRMDIIFGKYKPDVVFHAAAHKHVPLMENSSTSAIKNNVFGTLNVLRACDKHGVSRFVLISTDKAVNPTSVMGTTKRICEMLVQTFNEKSKTEFVAVRFGNVLGSNGSVIPLFINQIKEGGPVTVTHEDIIRYFMTIPEACQLVLQAGAIAKGGEIFILDMGEPVKILDLAKNLIRLSGYEPYKDIDIKITGLRPGEKLYEEILLNMENSVATEYEKIFIEKPIVHDVEALKDGLERLDKVKNTLDKKEITDILKDMVPTFKPDLLNK; via the coding sequence ATGGTCAGAAAAATATTTTTAATAATACTGGATATTATAGTTATAAATCTTTGCTACTATTTAGGATTTTTATTAAAATTTGACTGGCATATTCCTGCAAATTATTGGTATATGTATAGCAAATGGATAATTCCTATAGTTTTAATAAAAATTATAGTTTTTGCTCTATTTGGATTATATAGAATAATGTGGAGATATGCTGATTTTAAAGAATTGTCTAGAATTTTTATGGCAATAGTTGTAGCAAATGTTCTAACAGGAATATTTTTGATTTCAATGAATGTAGGATTTCCGAGAAGTGTTATGGCACTTGTATTTGTAATTGATATGTTCTTTGTTACTGGTACAAGATATCTTTCAAAAGCTAGAAAAAATTTAGTTTTTTCAATCCCTGTTGAAAAACTTAAAAGAGTTTTAATAGTTGGTGCTGGAGATGCAGGGGTCTTAGTTCTTAATGAACTTAGAAAACATAAAGAATTAGGATATAAGGTTGTAGTTTTTATTGATGACGATAAAAATAAAATAGGAACAGAAATTTTAGGAATTCCAGTTGTTGGTGGAAAAGAAAAAATAATTTCAGCAATTAACGAATTTAGAATTGATGAAGTTATTTTGGCAATGCCTTCAGCAAATAGGGAAATTCAACAAGACATTTCAGATATTTGTTCAAAATTATCTATGAAGATTAAAATAATTCCTGGAATGTATGAATTAATTGATGATCAAAAATTAAATATAAGAGATTTAAGAGATGTTGAAATTGGAGATTTACTTGGACGTGATGAAGTTAAATTAGATCAAGAAGTCCTAAATGATTTCTTGAGAAATAAAACGGTCTTGGTAACAGGTGGAGGCGGTTCAATCGGCTCCGAGCTTTGTAGACAAATAGCGAAATTCAGTCCAAAAAGATTGATAATTTTAGACATCTACGAAAATAATGCCTATGAAATTCAAATGGAACTTGTAAGACATTATAAGGATTTGGATTTAGTTGTAGAAATTGAATCAATAAGAGATGCAGTAAGAATGGATATTATCTTTGGAAAATATAAACCGGATGTAGTATTTCATGCAGCTGCTCATAAACATGTTCCACTTATGGAAAACAGCTCAACTTCTGCAATTAAAAACAATGTTTTTGGAACATTAAATGTTCTAAGAGCTTGCGATAAGCATGGTGTTTCAAGATTCGTTTTAATTTCAACAGATAAAGCTGTAAATCCGACATCTGTAATGGGAACTACAAAGAGAATTTGTGAAATGTTAGTTCAAACATTTAACGAAAAATCTAAAACAGAATTTGTTGCAGTTAGATTCGGAAATGTTTTAGGTTCAAACGGATCTGTAATTCCACTTTTCATCAATCAAATAAAAGAGGGTGGACCTGTTACAGTTACTCACGAAGATATAATAAGATACTTTATGACAATCCCTGAAGCTTGCCAACTTGTATTACAAGCAGGAGCAATCGCCAAAGGGGGAGAAATCTTTATACTTGATATGGGTGAACCAGTTAAGATACTTGATTTGGCAAAGAACCTTATTAGACTTTCTGGCTATGAACCTTATAAGGACATCGACATAAAGATTACAGGACTTAGACCGGGCGAAAAACTTTATGAAGAAATACTATTAAATATGGAAAATTCAGTTGCAACTGAATATGAAAAAATATTTATAGAAAAACCGATAGTTCACGATGTAGAAGCTCTAAAAGATGGACTTGAAAGACTTGATAAAGTTAAAAACACTCTGGATAAAAAAGAAATTACAGACATCTTAAAAGATATGGTTCCGACATTTAAGCCGGACTTGTTGAATAAGTAG
- a CDS encoding ATP-binding cassette domain-containing protein, which translates to MSFLEIKDLKVHYPIRGGFFNRIIDHVLAVDGVDMVIEKGKTYGLIGESGSGKSTIGKAIIGLEKITSGEVIFEDKKLTKRMVRKDKEFTRDVQMIFQDNMASLDPKKRVIDIIAEPLRNFEKMTVTEERKRVLELLDIVGMPEDALYKYSFEFSGGQRQRIGVARAISLNPKLIIADEPVSALDLSVQAQVLNFMKKIQKDMGLSYLFISHDLGVVKHMCDYINIMYRGRLVERGTKEDIYKDPQHIYTKRLIAAIPETDPRIKEQLIANRLRVEEEYKELEKEYYDENGKVFDLIKLTDTHYVAKKEVK; encoded by the coding sequence ATGAGCTTTTTAGAAATTAAAGACCTAAAGGTTCACTATCCAATAAGAGGAGGCTTTTTCAATAGGATAATCGACCATGTTTTAGCTGTTGATGGCGTAGATATGGTTATTGAAAAGGGAAAGACTTATGGACTTATCGGAGAAAGTGGTAGTGGTAAAAGTACTATCGGTAAAGCTATAATTGGTCTTGAAAAAATTACAAGTGGAGAAGTTATTTTTGAAGACAAAAAACTTACTAAAAGAATGGTAAGAAAAGATAAAGAGTTTACAAGGGATGTTCAAATGATTTTCCAAGATAATATGGCGAGTTTAGACCCTAAGAAAAGAGTTATTGACATCATTGCAGAACCTTTAAGAAACTTCGAAAAGATGACTGTAACAGAAGAAAGAAAAAGAGTTTTAGAACTATTAGATATAGTTGGTATGCCTGAAGATGCATTATACAAATATTCATTCGAATTTTCAGGTGGACAAAGACAAAGAATAGGGGTTGCTAGAGCAATAAGTTTAAATCCTAAACTTATCATAGCTGACGAACCTGTTTCAGCACTTGACCTTTCAGTTCAAGCACAAGTTTTGAACTTTATGAAAAAGATTCAAAAAGATATGGGATTATCTTACCTTTTCATTTCTCACGACCTTGGTGTTGTAAAACATATGTGTGATTACATAAATATTATGTACAGAGGAAGACTTGTAGAAAGAGGAACAAAGGAAGATATTTACAAAGATCCACAACATATCTACACTAAGAGATTAATTGCAGCGATTCCTGAAACTGATCCTAGAATTAAGGAACAATTAATTGCAAACAGACTTAGAGTAGAAGAAGAATATAAAGAATTAGAAAAAGAATATTATGATGAAAATGGTAAAGTATTTGATTTGATTAAACTTACAGATACTCACTATGTAGCAAAAAAGGAGGTAAAATAA